One part of the Aureibacillus halotolerans genome encodes these proteins:
- a CDS encoding winged helix-turn-helix transcriptional regulator has protein sequence MVMNPTVDHVQTALEVVCGKWKGLILINLLDGPMRFSELKKEIHGIKHQSLIKQLKELERDGIIKRTEYPERPPKVDYRLTPYGESVRMVLQTLSSWGAGHLTKQQAN, from the coding sequence ATGGTTATGAATCCAACGGTAGATCATGTTCAAACCGCTCTAGAGGTCGTTTGTGGAAAATGGAAGGGCCTTATTCTCATCAATTTGTTGGACGGGCCAATGCGATTTAGCGAGTTAAAAAAAGAGATTCATGGCATAAAGCATCAATCGCTTATAAAGCAGTTAAAAGAGCTTGAAAGGGATGGAATTATAAAAAGGACAGAGTATCCTGAAAGACCCCCGAAAGTAGATTACCGTTTAACACCATATGGGGAAAGTGTTCGGATGGTTTTGCAAACCTTGTCCTCTTGGGGAGCTGGACATTTGACGAAGCAGCAAGCCAACTAG
- a CDS encoding carbohydrate ABC transporter permease: MRLTKRFFAHFVLLLASAFFLIPFLWLLSTSLKPLEQIFSFPPEWIPDPVQWSNYADAVNYIPFFQYLSNTLVITLLSVLGVLISCPLVAYSFAKLEWKGRNVLFAITIAVMMIPAQVTMVPLFMLFKSWGWVGTGLPLIVPQLFGVPFYIFLLRQFFMGLPDALRDAARIDGANEFRIYWQVMLPLAKPALLAVGLFQFIGSWTDFLGPLLYLTDPNSYTLSLGLQQFQNQRGSEWGLLMAVSTLMTLPIIVMFFFLQRTFIQGITFTGVKQ; encoded by the coding sequence ATGAGATTAACGAAACGGTTTTTTGCCCATTTTGTGCTCCTGCTGGCCTCAGCCTTCTTTCTTATCCCGTTTTTGTGGCTGCTTTCAACGTCATTAAAACCGCTTGAGCAAATCTTCTCGTTTCCACCTGAATGGATACCAGACCCGGTTCAATGGTCAAATTATGCCGATGCGGTAAATTACATTCCCTTTTTTCAGTATTTGTCCAACACGCTCGTCATTACACTTCTGAGTGTCTTGGGTGTGCTCATTTCTTGCCCGCTCGTTGCCTACAGCTTTGCAAAGCTGGAATGGAAAGGGCGGAATGTACTTTTTGCCATCACGATCGCGGTCATGATGATCCCGGCACAGGTCACGATGGTGCCACTGTTTATGCTTTTTAAATCCTGGGGTTGGGTGGGCACAGGGTTGCCTCTCATCGTTCCACAATTGTTCGGGGTCCCTTTTTACATCTTTTTGCTGCGACAATTCTTCATGGGCTTGCCTGATGCTCTCCGTGATGCGGCTAGAATAGACGGAGCAAACGAATTTCGTATTTACTGGCAGGTCATGCTGCCGCTCGCAAAACCCGCCTTGCTCGCCGTCGGATTGTTTCAGTTTATCGGCAGCTGGACCGATTTTCTTGGCCCGCTCCTCTATCTGACAGATCCAAACAGCTACACCTTATCGCTTGGTCTGCAGCAATTCCAAAACCAGCGTGGATCTGAGTGGGGCTTGCTCATGGCGGTATCAACGCTGATGACACTTCCCATTATCGTCATGTTCTTCTTCCTGCAACGTACGTTCATACAAGGCATTACCTTTACAGGGGTCAAACAGTAG
- a CDS encoding M42 family metallopeptidase, producing MTQVKETIQLIKELVQIPSPSGNTFKVIEFVEAMLQEWEVETKRNRKGGLIATLPGENQEAHRMLTAHVDTLGAMVKDIKPSGRLVLDKIGGFTFNSIEGEYCEIETSSGSTYSGTILMHQTSVHVYKDAGEAKRNQDNMEVRIDEKVSSEADVRALGIEVGDFVSFDPRVQVTSSGYIKSRHLDDKASVALLLQLIKQVVDEKITLPFTTHFLISNNEEIGYGGNSNIPSETVEYLAVDMGAMGDGQSTDEYTVSICVKDASGPYHYQLRQHLVALAKANKIAYKLDIYPFYGSDASAAIRAGHDIVHGLIGPGIDSSHAYERTHEESLQHTADLLYHYVLSNTITKP from the coding sequence TTGACACAAGTAAAAGAAACCATTCAATTAATTAAAGAGCTCGTGCAGATTCCTAGTCCATCCGGAAACACTTTCAAAGTGATTGAATTCGTTGAGGCAATGCTCCAAGAGTGGGAGGTAGAGACGAAACGCAACCGTAAAGGTGGACTAATTGCAACGTTGCCAGGAGAAAATCAGGAAGCCCATCGTATGCTAACAGCCCACGTGGATACGCTTGGTGCGATGGTCAAGGACATTAAACCAAGTGGCAGGCTTGTCCTTGATAAAATTGGTGGGTTTACATTTAACTCTATTGAAGGCGAATACTGTGAGATTGAGACGTCTTCAGGCAGCACATACTCTGGAACGATTCTCATGCACCAAACGTCTGTGCATGTATACAAGGATGCTGGTGAGGCGAAACGAAACCAGGATAACATGGAAGTACGTATTGACGAAAAAGTCAGCAGTGAAGCGGATGTTCGTGCGTTAGGCATTGAAGTCGGTGATTTTGTTAGCTTTGATCCTCGTGTCCAAGTAACGTCAAGTGGGTATATTAAATCGCGCCATCTGGATGACAAAGCCAGTGTTGCTCTTCTGCTTCAATTGATTAAACAAGTGGTTGATGAGAAAATCACCTTGCCGTTCACGACCCACTTTCTGATTTCGAACAATGAGGAAATTGGATATGGCGGCAATTCAAATATTCCATCTGAAACCGTAGAATACCTTGCTGTCGATATGGGTGCGATGGGTGATGGACAAAGCACGGATGAGTACACGGTGTCGATTTGTGTCAAGGATGCGAGTGGTCCTTACCACTATCAGCTTCGACAGCATCTTGTTGCGCTTGCGAAAGCTAATAAGATCGCGTATAAGCTAGATATCTATCCATTTTACGGATCTGATGCATCAGCAGCCATCCGAGCAGGTCATGACATTGTTCACGGCCTCATTGGACCTGGCATTGATTCGTCTCATGCGTATGAACGTACACATGAAGAATCCTTGCAACATACAGCAGACTTGCTATATCATTATGTGTTGTCGAATACTATCACAAAACCATAG
- a CDS encoding DUF4309 domain-containing protein has protein sequence MKATILLCTLLFCVVLTGCQQAASLPPVAETDASQNAAEEENSSPETTEELEDKNEDLLKQMYDDAGNGQLNGQSLASDTSMSTVEQQLGNGTLDETSDYTILSFTDKHITYYFDKSSEKATMISSMQPELKDLSIEAVVETLGPSSDKLPVPGDTYVFRQIYTLDDYTLSFVYNAEDGIIRAVELSKHSKA, from the coding sequence TTGAAAGCCACTATACTATTATGCACTCTTCTTTTTTGTGTGGTTCTTACGGGATGTCAACAAGCGGCTTCTCTGCCACCCGTTGCCGAGACTGATGCTAGTCAGAATGCCGCCGAGGAGGAAAATTCATCTCCCGAAACAACCGAAGAGCTCGAAGATAAAAATGAAGACTTGCTGAAGCAAATGTACGATGATGCTGGAAATGGTCAACTTAACGGCCAGTCTCTAGCCTCTGATACGTCTATGAGTACAGTAGAACAACAGCTAGGGAATGGAACTCTTGACGAGACGTCAGACTATACCATTCTTTCCTTTACTGACAAACACATCACGTATTATTTTGATAAGTCATCCGAAAAGGCGACCATGATTAGCTCCATGCAGCCCGAACTTAAGGACTTGTCAATCGAGGCTGTCGTCGAGACGCTCGGCCCATCCTCGGACAAGCTTCCGGTACCTGGAGACACCTATGTATTCAGGCAAATTTACACGTTAGATGATTACACACTTTCGTTTGTCTATAACGCAGAAGACGGCATCATTCGTGCCGTCGAGCTATCCAAACATTCAAAAGCGTAA
- a CDS encoding STAS domain-containing protein: MKNSYKINVAQELQSHKKPILDKVVASFSLDFQNGMDGATLHMLGDLIDYIASLLVSNEDDDKSEHMIPTTAEDSKDFKQPLYSLTYLRRQMNAWWEDTAQSIDTDETNANDVRQLMNDAIDATYIQHVTDLSKNLHTQFEESTALLARAPVALIPLNDATAICPLVGHIDKAYARRLLEQTVEKCRQMRVKHLVIDVSGVHSIQPRYLVDMANALDTIGVYAVLTGMSSTMSIELAVNPTELQFLHFERTLAVAIEKLGQK, from the coding sequence ATGAAAAATTCATATAAAATCAATGTAGCTCAAGAACTCCAATCTCACAAAAAACCAATACTCGACAAAGTCGTTGCGTCCTTTTCCCTCGATTTTCAGAACGGAATGGATGGCGCTACCCTACATATGCTAGGTGACCTCATTGATTACATTGCTAGCCTATTAGTATCAAATGAAGACGATGATAAAAGTGAACATATGATTCCTACTACTGCGGAAGACAGCAAAGACTTCAAGCAACCTTTGTACAGTTTGACGTATTTACGTCGACAAATGAATGCTTGGTGGGAAGACACAGCTCAATCGATCGACACCGATGAAACAAACGCGAATGATGTCCGGCAGCTTATGAACGACGCCATTGATGCCACATACATTCAACACGTCACCGACTTATCAAAAAATTTACATACGCAATTCGAAGAATCAACTGCCCTATTGGCACGAGCACCGGTCGCGTTGATTCCTTTGAATGACGCTACCGCAATATGTCCACTTGTAGGGCATATTGACAAAGCGTATGCTCGCCGTCTATTGGAACAAACCGTGGAAAAATGTCGTCAAATGCGTGTAAAGCACCTCGTCATTGATGTATCTGGTGTGCATTCGATTCAACCTCGATACCTTGTTGACATGGCAAATGCTCTAGATACAATTGGGGTCTACGCTGTTCTAACTGGCATGTCGTCGACTATGTCAATAGAGCTTGCCGTCAATCCCACTGAGCTTCAGTTTTTACATTTTGAGCGTACGCTCGCTGTGGCCATAGAAAAATTAGGGCAAAAGTAA
- a CDS encoding ABC-F family ATP-binding cassette domain-containing protein: MLTVDNVSLRFGDKKLFEDVNIKFIPGNCYGLIGANGAGKSTFLNILSGELDSQSGHVSMGPGERLAVLKQDHFAYEEEIVLNVVIMGHQRLYQIIEEKNAIYMKGEFSDEDGMKIAELEGEFAELNGWEAESEAARLLEGLGIKDALHQLKMSELTGGEKVKVLLAQALFGEPDVLLLDEPTNHLDIAAIQWLEEFLINFENTVIVVSHDRYFLNHVCTHIADLDFSKIKLYVGNYDFWYESSQLAMKLTSEANKKKEEKIKELQTFIERFSANASKSKQATSRKKLLDKISLDDIQPSSRRYPYVHFEQEREVGNDLLRVEGISKSIEGKKILDNISFTMNKDDKIALIGANEVAKTTLFQILAGELEPDSGSYRWGVTTAQSYFPKDNAAYFQRDDINLVDWLRQYSPNEQDESFIRGFLGRMLFAKDEALKKVNVLSGGEKVRCMLSRMMLSKANVLLLDEPTNHLDLESITALNNGLTNFKGSMILSTHDHQLIQTVANRMMNIKEDGTLFDKSITYDEYLAEAK; the protein is encoded by the coding sequence ATGCTCACAGTGGATAATGTCAGCTTACGCTTCGGCGATAAAAAGCTTTTTGAAGATGTAAATATTAAATTTATACCCGGGAACTGCTATGGGTTGATTGGTGCGAACGGCGCTGGAAAATCAACCTTCTTAAATATCCTTTCCGGTGAACTCGATTCACAAAGCGGTCATGTGTCAATGGGACCTGGAGAACGACTTGCTGTCCTAAAGCAGGATCACTTTGCTTACGAGGAAGAGATTGTGCTCAATGTCGTCATTATGGGGCATCAGCGTCTCTACCAAATTATTGAAGAGAAAAATGCCATTTACATGAAAGGTGAATTTTCCGATGAGGACGGCATGAAAATTGCTGAGCTTGAAGGAGAGTTTGCTGAATTGAACGGTTGGGAGGCTGAATCTGAGGCTGCCCGTCTTCTTGAAGGTCTAGGCATTAAAGATGCGCTGCATCAACTGAAAATGTCTGAGCTCACTGGTGGCGAAAAAGTGAAAGTGCTTCTTGCACAGGCGCTTTTTGGCGAACCAGACGTCCTTCTTCTTGATGAGCCGACTAACCATTTGGACATTGCGGCCATTCAATGGCTTGAAGAGTTCCTTATCAATTTTGAGAACACCGTCATCGTCGTGTCCCATGATCGTTACTTTTTAAATCATGTGTGCACACATATTGCTGATTTAGACTTCAGCAAAATCAAGCTTTATGTTGGGAATTATGATTTCTGGTATGAGTCCAGCCAGCTTGCAATGAAGCTGACATCAGAAGCGAACAAGAAAAAAGAAGAAAAAATCAAGGAGTTACAAACGTTCATTGAACGCTTTAGCGCCAATGCTTCTAAATCCAAGCAGGCGACATCAAGGAAAAAGCTGCTTGATAAAATTTCATTGGATGATATCCAGCCTTCTTCACGTCGTTACCCATATGTTCATTTTGAACAGGAGCGCGAAGTCGGCAATGACCTTCTTCGCGTCGAAGGTATTTCGAAATCCATTGAAGGCAAAAAAATCCTCGACAATATTTCGTTTACAATGAACAAGGATGACAAAATTGCATTGATTGGTGCGAACGAAGTCGCCAAGACGACGTTATTCCAAATCCTTGCAGGGGAGCTTGAGCCAGATAGCGGCTCCTATCGCTGGGGTGTGACGACAGCTCAGTCGTATTTCCCTAAAGACAATGCCGCCTATTTTCAGCGCGATGACATTAATCTCGTTGATTGGCTTCGTCAATACTCACCAAACGAGCAGGACGAAAGCTTTATCCGCGGCTTCCTCGGTCGGATGCTGTTTGCCAAGGATGAGGCGTTGAAAAAAGTTAATGTCCTTTCCGGGGGCGAAAAAGTACGCTGCATGCTGTCGCGTATGATGCTGTCCAAAGCCAACGTATTGTTGCTCGATGAACCAACCAACCACTTGGATCTCGAGTCCATTACAGCGTTGAACAATGGATTGACGAATTTTAAAGGCTCAATGATTCTCTCAACCCATGACCATCAACTCATTCAAACTGTTGCAAACCGAATGATGAACATTAAAGAAGATGGCACGCTGTTTGATAAGTCGATTACGTATGATGAGTACTTAGCTGAAGCGAAATAA
- a CDS encoding histidine phosphatase family protein codes for MTTITLVRHGLSTWNAEGRAQGHCDAPLHSTGRKQARCVAKRLVETPWNAFYSSDLPRAKETAEIIVKEFGQHTISEDARLREVDCGELIGLTLEERIERWGDNWRSLALGRESSEDAGNRGVEAIEMIRARHPGEQILVVSHGAVLRHTLQRLVEGLFLATPLGNTSLTTIHHDGHKWSCTLMDCTVHLNEPNEMR; via the coding sequence ATGACAACCATTACACTTGTTCGACATGGGCTATCAACTTGGAATGCAGAAGGTCGAGCACAAGGGCATTGTGATGCGCCATTACATTCCACTGGTAGGAAACAAGCGCGTTGCGTTGCGAAACGTTTGGTCGAAACGCCTTGGAATGCGTTCTATTCCAGCGACCTGCCAAGAGCAAAAGAAACGGCTGAAATTATTGTTAAAGAATTCGGGCAGCATACGATTTCCGAAGACGCTCGTCTTCGAGAAGTAGACTGTGGGGAATTAATCGGTTTGACCTTAGAGGAAAGAATCGAACGATGGGGAGACAATTGGCGTTCATTGGCTTTAGGTAGAGAGTCTTCTGAGGATGCAGGAAATCGTGGCGTGGAGGCAATTGAAATGATCCGAGCCAGGCATCCAGGAGAACAAATTCTGGTTGTCTCACACGGAGCCGTTCTCAGGCATACCCTTCAACGCCTAGTTGAGGGTCTTTTTCTCGCTACGCCTTTAGGCAATACATCGCTAACGACCATCCACCATGATGGTCACAAGTGGTCCTGTACGTTAATGGATTGTACGGTCCACCTAAATGAACCAAATGAAATGAGGTAA
- a CDS encoding phosphoribosyltransferase family protein, with amino-acid sequence MSETYKMNIAGLTRELPLVQVALDLKIASFVILGDAEIVEATAPLLIKKLPKVELLVTAEAKGIPLVCEMARLLHMPRYIVVRKSHKPYMHRPLESDVVSITTQKRQTLYLDHQDALLLSGKRVALIDDVISTGSSLKALETIVNKAGGEVVAKAAVLAEGDAAEREDIHFIEKLPLFPHHLEN; translated from the coding sequence TTGAGTGAAACGTACAAGATGAACATTGCTGGATTAACAAGGGAATTGCCTCTCGTTCAAGTTGCACTTGATCTTAAAATCGCTAGCTTTGTCATTTTAGGGGATGCGGAGATCGTAGAAGCAACAGCCCCACTTCTCATCAAAAAGCTACCGAAAGTAGAGCTTCTCGTTACAGCTGAAGCAAAAGGGATCCCACTTGTGTGTGAGATGGCGCGACTTTTACACATGCCGCGGTATATAGTTGTTCGCAAAAGCCATAAGCCTTATATGCATCGACCGTTAGAGAGTGACGTCGTATCGATCACAACGCAAAAACGCCAGACGCTTTATTTGGATCATCAGGACGCTTTGTTGTTGTCAGGAAAAAGGGTGGCACTCATCGATGACGTCATTTCAACTGGCTCCTCATTAAAGGCGTTGGAAACCATTGTGAATAAAGCTGGCGGAGAGGTGGTAGCTAAGGCTGCCGTACTAGCAGAAGGTGATGCAGCTGAAAGAGAAGACATTCATTTTATTGAAAAACTTCCATTGTTCCCACATCATTTGGAAAACTAA
- a CDS encoding DUF1961 family protein, translated as MSYEKGSLLYSNALSSEEDVKGFVMEGDGVVTFPHQRMRIENLRPPEDGQKANTVFWCPETFPANISISWQFWPIREPGLCILFFAAKGQGGEHVLNADLQKRTGEYSLYHHGDINAYHVSYFRRKYEEERAFQTVNLRKSYGFHMVTQGPDPLPAVLDARPPYTMELYVFNGEVSFHINTLEIFRWQDDGVAYGSLLEGGSIGFRQMAPLIAEYANLQVHELR; from the coding sequence GTGAGCTATGAAAAAGGATCACTGCTGTATTCAAATGCACTCTCCAGTGAAGAGGATGTCAAGGGCTTTGTCATGGAGGGGGACGGTGTTGTGACGTTTCCCCACCAACGCATGCGTATTGAAAATCTACGACCGCCAGAGGATGGGCAAAAGGCCAACACTGTTTTTTGGTGCCCAGAGACGTTTCCAGCCAACATATCGATCTCCTGGCAATTCTGGCCGATCCGCGAGCCCGGTTTGTGTATCTTATTTTTCGCAGCAAAGGGACAAGGAGGAGAGCACGTGCTAAACGCTGATTTGCAAAAGCGGACAGGCGAGTATTCGCTTTATCACCATGGCGATATCAATGCGTACCACGTGTCCTACTTCCGTCGGAAATATGAAGAAGAACGCGCATTCCAAACAGTAAATCTGCGAAAAAGCTATGGTTTTCACATGGTCACACAAGGTCCCGACCCTCTGCCTGCTGTTCTTGATGCTAGACCACCGTATACGATGGAGCTGTATGTGTTTAACGGCGAAGTTTCATTTCATATCAATACCCTTGAAATCTTCCGCTGGCAGGATGATGGTGTTGCCTATGGATCACTCCTTGAAGGAGGCAGCATCGGTTTCCGACAGATGGCACCGCTCATTGCTGAATATGCGAATTTACAGGTGCATGAGTTGAGGTGA
- the ilvA gene encoding threonine ammonia-lyase: MVQIKAIHEAYEALRGVVHETPLDFSDTFSELSGSKVYLKLENLQKTGSFKIRGSYIKMSRLSEKERKAGVVAASAGNHAQGVAYAGQLLGIPCTIVMPINAPLSKIEATKRYGATVVLQGNGFDEALAYAQKLQLETGATFIHAFDDEAIVTGQGTLGLEVIKQLPEVDAVILPIGGGGLIAGVGIAIKALKPSVQIIGVEASACPSMTESIRRKELYQVPTMATMADGIAVKRPGELTFRLIQDVVDNIVCVDEKELASTMLLLLERNKQLVEGSGASSVAALLGDKLPSLKGKNVVAVLSGGNVDVNFISRIIEYGMAEAGRYFSFATIVPDKPGQLQQLLRRVAELEANVLNVHHQRAGTNVFPGQTSIHLSLETRDRAHIQSIEESLQNEGYVLREKSESIFDD, encoded by the coding sequence GTGGTTCAAATCAAAGCGATTCATGAGGCTTATGAAGCTCTTCGGGGGGTTGTCCATGAAACGCCGCTGGACTTTTCCGACACGTTTAGTGAGCTTTCAGGAAGCAAAGTCTATTTAAAGCTTGAAAACTTGCAGAAGACAGGATCGTTTAAAATTCGCGGCTCCTACATAAAAATGAGTCGTCTTAGTGAAAAAGAGCGTAAAGCGGGTGTTGTGGCAGCGTCCGCAGGCAATCACGCGCAAGGCGTTGCATATGCTGGTCAATTGTTGGGCATTCCTTGTACGATTGTCATGCCGATCAACGCACCACTGAGCAAAATTGAAGCGACGAAGCGTTATGGTGCAACTGTCGTGCTTCAAGGAAATGGCTTTGATGAGGCCCTTGCTTACGCACAAAAGCTCCAGTTAGAAACAGGAGCTACATTTATTCACGCGTTTGATGATGAAGCCATTGTCACAGGACAAGGGACCCTCGGGCTAGAGGTTATCAAACAATTGCCTGAAGTGGATGCGGTCATTCTTCCGATTGGAGGGGGAGGCTTAATTGCAGGGGTTGGTATTGCGATTAAGGCATTAAAGCCGTCCGTCCAAATTATTGGGGTCGAGGCAAGTGCCTGCCCAAGCATGACCGAGTCCATTCGTCGTAAAGAACTGTATCAAGTCCCAACAATGGCGACGATGGCAGACGGAATTGCAGTAAAGCGCCCGGGAGAGCTGACATTTCGGTTAATACAAGATGTTGTTGACAACATTGTTTGTGTTGATGAAAAAGAGTTAGCAAGCACGATGCTACTTCTACTTGAACGAAACAAGCAACTTGTTGAAGGCTCTGGGGCAAGCTCAGTCGCTGCCTTGCTCGGGGATAAGCTTCCTTCGTTAAAAGGCAAAAACGTTGTCGCTGTGTTGAGTGGCGGCAATGTGGACGTCAACTTTATCTCGCGCATCATTGAGTATGGCATGGCGGAAGCTGGACGTTACTTCTCGTTTGCCACGATCGTTCCAGACAAGCCGGGTCAGCTCCAACAACTTCTTCGACGCGTGGCGGAGCTGGAAGCCAATGTGCTAAACGTCCATCACCAACGAGCAGGAACCAATGTATTTCCAGGGCAGACGAGCATTCATCTGTCGTTGGAAACGAGGGATAGAGCACATATCCAATCCATTGAAGAATCATTGCAAAACGAAGGCTACGTGTTACGGGAGAAAAGTGAAAGCATTTTTGATGATTAA
- a CDS encoding ABC transporter substrate-binding protein, with product MRLARILIVFTICLGLSGCNVLAQVDYPDDVITFWHANTGVGLEATNAVVDAFNESQDEYTVKPMYSASSTGHDEKLLAAVAGGNPPDIMRFDRFMIGAWAAEGALTDLTELAERDGVLERPYYPFAIEEATYQDKLYGLPISVDSRLVFYNKDHFKAAGLDLNDLPKTLDELEEAADVLTKKTGNRFDQIGFIPWYDQGSLYTWGWSFGGQFVDPETGKVTANDEEIVAALQWLVDYGDKYGVEEMTGFVDSQGSNAMDPFLSGQLSMTVSGPWKVPQIRKFAPDLNYGVFPIPTPDGSDPITWSGGFSMVVPKGAQNVDGAWEFAKYFSSQEGQEIFSGIIGDFAVMDSANEALGYTDDPILGEFIDILPDAKYRPVLPEGALLWNELVSAIDHATRHNGTPQEILDDVTNYVNQKMERKNLLQGEGES from the coding sequence ATGCGATTGGCACGAATACTCATTGTCTTCACCATTTGCTTAGGGTTAAGCGGTTGTAATGTGTTGGCACAAGTTGACTACCCTGATGATGTGATCACATTCTGGCACGCAAACACGGGCGTAGGTCTTGAGGCGACAAATGCCGTTGTCGATGCGTTTAACGAGAGCCAGGATGAATACACAGTCAAGCCAATGTACTCAGCAAGTTCAACAGGGCATGATGAAAAGTTACTCGCCGCTGTTGCTGGAGGCAATCCCCCAGACATTATGCGTTTTGACCGTTTCATGATTGGGGCTTGGGCAGCTGAGGGAGCGTTGACGGATCTTACGGAGCTGGCTGAGCGGGATGGCGTATTAGAGAGACCGTATTACCCGTTTGCAATTGAAGAAGCGACGTATCAAGACAAACTATATGGTTTACCAATTAGTGTTGATTCAAGGCTTGTCTTCTACAACAAGGATCATTTTAAAGCAGCAGGTTTGGACCTCAACGACCTGCCAAAAACGCTTGATGAGCTAGAAGAGGCAGCAGATGTGTTAACAAAAAAGACGGGCAATCGCTTTGATCAAATTGGTTTTATCCCTTGGTATGATCAAGGATCGCTATATACTTGGGGATGGAGCTTCGGCGGACAATTTGTTGACCCTGAGACTGGGAAAGTGACCGCCAATGACGAAGAGATTGTCGCTGCCCTGCAGTGGCTTGTTGATTATGGAGACAAATACGGCGTTGAAGAGATGACGGGGTTTGTTGACTCACAAGGGTCAAATGCGATGGACCCGTTTTTGTCAGGTCAACTTAGCATGACGGTTAGTGGTCCTTGGAAAGTGCCACAAATTAGAAAGTTTGCGCCTGACTTGAATTATGGCGTTTTCCCAATTCCAACCCCGGACGGAAGCGACCCGATTACATGGTCTGGCGGCTTCTCAATGGTCGTGCCAAAAGGAGCACAAAACGTAGATGGAGCTTGGGAGTTTGCGAAATATTTCTCTAGTCAGGAGGGCCAGGAAATTTTCAGTGGCATCATCGGTGATTTTGCCGTTATGGATTCCGCGAACGAAGCCCTCGGGTATACAGATGACCCAATTCTAGGTGAGTTTATCGATATTTTACCGGATGCCAAATATCGTCCTGTGTTACCTGAAGGGGCCTTGTTATGGAACGAGCTGGTCAGCGCGATTGATCACGCCACAAGACATAATGGGACGCCACAGGAAATTTTAGATGATGTCACCAATTACGTGAATCAGAAAATGGAACGGAAAAATCTTCTTCAAGGGGAGGGAGAGTCATGA
- a CDS encoding carbohydrate ABC transporter permease: protein MSTKVNVETKRGRAIPGRAIKRKQLTGWLFVSPWILGLLLFYAYPLFSSIYYSFTSYSILREGRWVGFQNYTDLFKDDLFWTSIGNTVYFAVLYVPVSIFLGIALAMLLNMNVKGMSVYRTIFFLPTLVPQVAMAVLWMWLLNPSFGLINAMLAFVGIDGPPWLGSEAWSKPSIIFMSLWGMGQAVVIYLAGLGDIPKDYYDAAEVDGAGWWKKTLNVTMPLLTPVIFFNLVMGLIGAFQQFTLPYTLTQGTGSPANSLTFYVMYLYDNAFKYFNMGYASAMAWILFVGIMSLTAIVFLTSKHWVHYQGK from the coding sequence ATGAGCACAAAGGTAAACGTTGAAACAAAGCGAGGTAGGGCCATTCCAGGGAGAGCAATCAAGCGAAAGCAATTGACCGGCTGGCTGTTTGTTTCGCCTTGGATATTGGGGCTGCTGTTGTTTTACGCGTATCCATTGTTCAGCTCCATCTATTACAGCTTCACCTCTTACTCCATTTTGCGAGAAGGTCGCTGGGTCGGTTTTCAAAATTACACCGATTTGTTCAAGGATGATTTGTTTTGGACATCGATAGGAAACACCGTCTATTTTGCGGTTTTGTATGTACCGGTCAGTATTTTTCTTGGGATAGCCTTGGCCATGTTATTGAACATGAACGTTAAGGGTATGTCCGTCTATCGAACCATTTTCTTCCTGCCGACGCTCGTGCCGCAGGTGGCCATGGCCGTATTGTGGATGTGGCTATTAAACCCTTCCTTCGGTCTCATTAACGCCATGCTTGCATTTGTAGGCATCGATGGTCCACCTTGGCTCGGTAGTGAGGCGTGGAGTAAGCCGTCTATTATCTTTATGTCTCTTTGGGGCATGGGGCAAGCGGTCGTCATTTATTTAGCCGGATTAGGGGATATTCCTAAAGATTACTATGATGCGGCAGAGGTTGACGGTGCTGGATGGTGGAAAAAAACGCTGAATGTGACAATGCCTTTGCTGACGCCGGTCATATTCTTTAACCTCGTTATGGGACTTATCGGAGCGTTCCAGCAGTTTACGCTCCCATACACATTAACCCAAGGAACAGGGAGTCCTGCAAACTCATTGACCTTTTATGTGATGTATTTGTATGACAATGCTTTTAAATATTTTAATATGGGTTATGCTTCTGCCATGGCGTGGATTTTGTTCGTAGGCATTATGAGTCTAACCGCCATTGTCTTTTTAACATCAAAACACTGGGTTCACTACCAGGGAAAATAG